CACAGATGATCTCAAAGCCCCACCATGCAGCCTAGAAACACACCCTGCATGCCAGCACACCCTGCATGccatctacacacacacacacacactgcatgctgGCAACACACATTCCCTGCATGCCATCTATCAGCTGTTGTTCTAAATCCAGCATTGCTAGCCCCAAACAAAAACACGGTAAGCCATTGTACTGGGCTATAACATTACCGATCCATTTCTCAAAAAATGTTCATGCAAATTAGAGTACtatgtaattatagtctgaAGCTGATTCCAAGTAAAAGGAACACCAAATGCTCTTACTCCAAGTGGTGGTGTGTGCATTAGGCTGGACACCAGTGGCCCAGTACACTAGGTGTGTGCATTAGGCtggacacacactcactggaGGCGCAGTGGCTGCTTGTTGTTGCTGGTAGTAAACTGGCTGACTGGTGGGGTTTGGAGCAATATGCACTGGGATGTAGCGATAGTAGACATTATTGGGTGGTCTTGGTGATGATGTGTCACCAGGAGAGCGTGGGTTGTGACTGGAGGCAGACAATGGCCGACCCTGTGTAAGGATGAAAGAGAGAGGTGAGTCTTtgtgagtttgcatgcatcaTTAATTAAGCATATCTGATGGTCACAGTGCAAACTGTAAAGGAGACTAGACCTAAGAGTCTGGTAGACCATTATCACCAACCATACAGCTTGCTAACACAGCTTGATTGTgaattgctccaccatcaaCACTATATCAGTGCAAGGTTTAATACCtgctataatcataattatatatgaaacaaaatactgcatgcataatgaAGGTGTAGCTCACAGAATGAGATGGTGTGTGTTTGAAGCTCTTGGCTGGTCCACCATGGTTGCTGATGAGTGGTAGGGACCCAGTGATGACTTGTGGAGCCAGTGCTGGTTGTGAGGGAGGCAGCATGGACTGGGGGAGGAGGGGCACCAGTAATGAGCTAACCAGTTGACACAAGCCCCTTTGCTTTGGTTACAGAGACCTCCTTCTAGTCCTAATGCAGCCATTTAATGTGACCCCACTCACAATAATTAAAGTCTGTGGTCCCATTAACACTCTCAACTGCCCAGCATCATTATAACATTGTCAGAGGGAGAGCTATGTAGCTACTATTAAAGCATGCAGCTACTTTGTATTGGCTGCTATAACATTGTCAGAGGGAGAGCTATGTAGCTACTATTAAAGCATGCAGCTACTTTGTATtggctgctattccacgaaaaccTTTCTCCGCGAAAGTATATACcatcgaaatatacccgctatatacagtattaaATGCAGCTATTAAAGCATGCAGCTACTTTGTATTGGCTGCTATAGCATTGTCAGAGGGAGAGCTATGTAGCTACTATTAAAGCATGCAGCTACTTTGTATTGACTGCTATAACATTGTCAGAGGGAGAGCTATGTAGCTACTATTAAAGCATGCAGCTACTTTGTATTGACTGCTATAACATTGTCAGAGGGAGAGCTATGTAGCTACTATTAAAGCATGCAGCTACTTTGTATTGGCTGCTATAACATTGTCAGAGGGAGAGCTATGTAGCTACTATTAAAGCATGCAGCTACTTTGTATTGactgctattccacgaaaaccTTTCTCCGCGAAAGTATATACcatcgaaatatacccgctatacagtattaaaTGCAGCTATTAAAGCATGCAGCTATTGAAGGATAGTCTCACCATCATGGTGTCACTGGTTGGTCCCTTCTCCTCAGCACTAGCAGGGGCAGTAAGACTGATGACTCTAGTAGCCCCGTCCTCCTCCAGCTCCGTGGGTACTGAGCTCTCCTGGTGAGGGACAGTCCCACTCACTCCCAGGCCGATATCAGCACCCTCGGCCCCCACATTAACCACAGTATTCTCTGGCGTGGGTGTCTGCAAGCCTGACTGCTCAGATACTGGCTCCATTCAACTAcataataacaataataattataacaattatactCCATCAGTGTCAGTATATCTACCTCTGCAACCTCATCATACACTCTACCACAAAAATCATTCTGAGGCCAACATCAACACGATATTAGACCACCATTTAATATAATATATCATATACTTTTTACAGCAAAGATTTAGTTTGCAGCCCATGCATTCAATATCATCTGCACTAAAGTAAATTTTAAGCAAGCCTATTGCAGCTATTTAATTTAGCATTTAATAAGCTTGCAAATATACTGCAAATAACTCGCTATGAAACATTTGGAATCCTACATTTGCAACAACAACACAGACAGTGAATATTTTACCTTGTTTAGTTGTTTAGTTGCAGTTTTGGCTGGTATGCAAAAATTCTTAAGATAGTATAGTCTGGACAGTAGAAACTTCAATTACTTAAAAAAAACACGTCTCTGTATGAAAGTATAAAACCGCATGAAATCCAGAGCTTCTTTGCAGACTTTTCGAGCTATCTTTTTGTTTTGTCAGCTGTGTGTTTTCCCTGAGCCTAGCCAGCCGGCCACGATGTCcccagccccgccccctaaTAACATGCATAACCCACCCACGCATTTTGTATCCACAGCAACTGAACAACAACAATAAATATACTTGCTGCCTGGCATGCAGGAGAAGGCGTAGCTGGTTTGCAGCGGTGTGGAGAAGAGGTCTACTGCAAGGAGAATGCAGCTGTCGCCGTCCCTTGTGGTTCTGTTTGCTGCTGCTGTCCTGGTAGTGGAAGCAGTAGTACATCCAATAGCCTCAGGTAAGTTGCCAGCCCCAGTCTTTGATCTCTAGTCATCAAAGCAGCATTGCAGCATGCTTGTACAATCAATGCTTGTAGCTAAACATGAAATGAACATGTATAATAAGATTAttaccctccacacacacaccttagaCACCGCAGACCTACAATGCTCTAACCAGTTCATCCTCTACAACTTGAACTGCTATCGCTACTTTGGCTCAACATCAAAGAGAGCTTATTTCCATGCCCAGAAGCAATGCCATCGCCATCAGAGCTCGCTAGTAACTATATACTCACACAACGAGGAACAATTTATCATATCATTGGCTGAGACTAACACATCGTTTTGGATAGGCCTGAATGATCACGATGGTCCGGGCACAGGACACAAGGAGGGAGTGTTCAAGTGGGGGGCTGGCGGAACTATGGAGTATTTCAACTGGAGGATTGGAGAGCCTGAGAACAAGCAGCACTTGGACTGTGTCAAGGCTGACAGTGTAGGCTGGGCCATGGCTACTGGTGGTTGTGCATCTACTAAACTGTCGTTTGTTTGCAAGAAAATAGGTAAGTTATTATTGCATCCATTATACTGTTTAGAATAGGGTACCATAACAACTGATCCAAACATGCAATTATTCATGTAAATTGGCATTTCAAAGTCATGAATATTCTGATATTCATGATACAGCTTGCCCTAAAGGTCTGGACCTTGAGGATGGAGTGTGTGATGTCATCCTATCAGAGGAACCTAACGAAATATTGACAAGCTCCAGGATTTATCACATCTTGTTTTTACTGATCTTATTATTATCCATCATTATAAGTTgtactgttacatgtactagatTACGATCTCACAGATACGCTACAACTAACGAACAATGTGTTCCCATGCTTGAGAAAACTAGATTACGAACATCTTTAAGTGTACAAGATATTTATCCCACTTAAAAATTCATTATTTGTACATATTCAAGATTGATTAATTTTTTCATTAATTGCAAATGGTGTGCTCATTAGATGCGTGACAGAAACACACACTAAGTGTGATGATATTAAAACACAATTACAACAAAGATTGTTTCACATTATAAGACTGTCCGACTTGTCGTCCACTGCCAGTTCTAACCAGTCCCTCTCCCCCGGGACGCCCTCTAATAGGTGCAGGCCCATGACTCCGGGTCCGATGTACAGGAGGCTCTTTAGTAGGAGCTGCTTGTAACAACATTGCTTTGGCCTCTTCAAATCTCTCAATGTCTGCCCTGTCAGAGCTTGATTCAGAGCCTCTCCGTGGTCTCCTGGTGGAGGATGCTGTGGAGATGGGTCTCTGGAGACTATCAAAGCCACGTGGTGTTCTGTGTTGTGTAGAGGACTGGGAGAATCgcgtgggtgtgagtgtggagGAAAACCGATCGTTACTAACTTCAGTGGGTGGTCCCCCCATGGCTGATACATAACTGATCCGCCTCTTGACCTGACCAGGTGATGACGGGGTGGTTGGTAGCGTATTGCTAGCTCTGGGACGTTGGGAATACGATCGACTGCTAGTTGGAGCATGATAGGTCCGTGTGAGATCCCGTTCTCTCTCAAAGCTTTCCTGTCTCTGTGGAGCACGCCTTGTCCTGTTCTGTGGTGCCCACATGCTACCAGAGCCCTCTCTACCAGACCCCTCTTTCTTGCCCCACCCAATCTCACTGTGTGTATTCACCCAATTAGAGGTTCGTGAGTTTGTCACACGCGGTGCAGTTAATATCTCAACATCTTCATAATTGTGTCGTACAGGTGGTCGACTTCTCTCAACGTCCTCATATACATGGCGTGATTTCCGTGATCTAGTTTGGTCTCCATCAGGACTGCGCTGGTGGTCCCCCGGAGAGCTGACTCCAGAGTCTACTGATTGATTAGCTACTCTTTGATGTGCTCCGCTAGTCtcccaattggtctgtttcgGCTGTTTCGGTGGTAAGGTACCGTTGATGGCAATCATAGAGTTACGGTTGGGTTCAGTTGATCGTATTTGGAAGGTTTCGCTACTCGAGAGGTTGTTCTTGATCCTCCGAAGAGATTGTGGGGAAGCAGACGCTAGGGCCACATCTGGAGGAGAGAGGTTAAAGTACATAAAGGTCAAAGTACGTAAAGGTCAAAGTACATAAAAGCAGATAAACAGCTATATGTACATGGGATAATATCATTTCTAACTTGTAGAGAGCACGAACTTTTCTGGTGTCGATGGTCTATTTCCTTATGCCTGAGGGCAGGAGATCCTCTGACCACACCCTCCTCCCCATcgctgaccacacccccttcagGGTCCGCACCTTGTTCCTCAGCACACAGATCACTGGCAAACAAGTGCTCCACCTAACACAcatgaggggggggggggagttagTGGTGTGATAGAGCTGCCCACCATGAATAGGCAGTGGGGCAAGCTACAACAtgcacaatacacacacagcaagttTTGTGATGATAGGAACTGTCTACTCAATTAAAGCTTGTAAATTCCACGCATTCCATAAGTATTTATATATAACAACAGCTAAGACTAactcagcacacacacacacccacacgcacttACATGTCTGCACAGAGCCTCAACAATAGTGTAGCTCTCGTTCATGCTAGTTAGCATGTCTTGTGCTGCTCCCCTCACCAGGGTCGGCCCAAACACAAGAGCAACGTTACGAAATGACATCTGTACAAGGAAACAAGATAAACACACAGTGCAATATACAGTAGTTTAGATACaatattcagtataattatatggacaaGTACAGAGCCTGAAGAAGGAGTGTCTCACTTTGTTCCCTTCACTCTGCTCAGCCACAGTCATTAAATGGCGCATGAGGAACTTGAGTGTGTGATAGTGAGCTGTGGGCAGGTTGTAGACTAGCTCATGTAGTCTTGTCAGTCTGTCAGTCTCATCTGTCATACGAGCACAGGTCAGGAAGTCTTCATGCACAGCCTCGGGTATCATGGGGTCAGGTAACTCCTTCAGGAACTTCTTACACAGAGAAGCCACTGTGTGCACATCACCAATCTGCTCCTGGGTGAACTCATATACCCCCTTGTCCATCTCAGAGCTGAGGTGCTTGATCATCGTGGTATGTCCTGGTTTACTGTAGGAGGGACATAAGCACACTCAGTGGTGGTGACCATTCTATATACTATAGGCCGACTACTACTTTAGAAATCAGACAAGCCTAACTTAATTCATGGTCCTACAAACAATGATTGGAATACTCTACTAAAACAAAGTTGTAAATGCTGAAACAAAACTGTGTAATCTGGGACAATGTAAGTACTGACCGATAGATGCCCTCCACATCAAGTCCTTGCTCCTGGATCATCCTCACACAGTACTCCACCACGAGGGGCACTCtctgtgtggggtgtggggtgagtgggtgtagtgtgtggatgtgtgggtgtgtgtgtgagagttaGTAAAAAAGCCGAGATAATAAACACTATTTGCCACTATTTGCGGTGACTCAACAGTCTAGTGCAGATAAGGAACTTAATTAACTGAGTGTAGTTCTGTCAACAGCCAGTATCATTGGGAGGTGATGCCAGTATCATGAGGTGATGCCAGTATCACCAGGTGATGCAACACTAGCACAGTGTGTACCTTGTTCTCCAGTGACACTGGACAGTCCTCAAGTGGTTGACCAAATGTAATGAAACTGGAGAAATCTGGCTCATCTTTAGTACGTCCTCTTTGGACTCGATACTTCTTGATCTTGTCCAATATCCCCCTACTACCACCGTGGCCCTCGtctgtaggggagggggggggcgTGTGAATAATAACATAGCGTATAAACCACAGTAGTGTGTAGATGATACCTTTCCTCCTCTTGACAGGGCTGTGGGCACGTCGGTGtggtgagggggaggggggaccTAGTTTCCCCTCAGAGGAGCGTAACAGAGTGCCCCCCTCAGAAGGCGGTGGGGTGGGTGGACCACCATTCAAGTCTTGGATGGTACGAACCCATTTCTCCAGACTAGGAGCATCTgaagcctgtgtgtgtgtgtgtgtgtgtgtagtgtgggcgtggtacatgtatgtattcttACACGTACCTGCAGTAGGTAGACAGCTCCATGATCAGTGACAACTTTAAAAACAAATTTTTTTTTGTTGTAGTTCCGAGCATAGTCTGTTTTGCTTGGGACCACGTCTATAGGCGCTTCATCACAGGAGGTCCTCTATacgagtgtgtggggggttagtgtgtgtgtgtgtgggggggggttaggcCATCAGTTATAAGCATACTTAAACTATTAAACTATTAAACTATTAATTTATCAAGCATGAATTAACTCCAGTGCATATTTTGGATAGCAGCCAaacacaatattattattgccCCACTAAAATTACAATATCAACATTACCAATCGTGCTTCCTTCCTATCTCTATAGAAGGAGATCTGATTGGACGCCAGGACAGCGTAGTACGAGCGCCAGTTACGATCATTTGCTCTTTTCCCAGAGTCCAATAAATCTTGTTTCCTAGTCAGCACACCGTGACACTGGATCTACACACAAGCAAGCAAGAGTGACACACACAAGCAATGCATAAGATCATTCATTCCATTTGATTAAAGCCACAGTTGATTGCCTCCAGGTGTAAGTGTACCAGACAACAGTACAAGCTAATGTTTGATAAGCTATCAGGACATCAACATAAGACATGCAGTGACCTCTCTCAAAGCCATTACACAGGACTTACATTATTAGTAGACTCTGTGTACTCTTGCTGTGTGTTTGTAGGTGATGATATACCCAATGTACTCAATATCTCAGAGGAGAGTCGATGGAGTGCAGAGCTCATCTAGACACAGAGGAGGGGGATAATGAGAGGTGTAccagtggtgtgtgtgggtgggtgactTACTGCTAGAGGTCTGCTGATCTCTGGTGTCTCATCCAGTAGGTCCACACTGCTATGCTGCTGCTGTGAGggagaacacacacacacacacactaaagcACTGATGCTATCACACAAGCacatgtacactacatgtagttgctgATGATCACACACTGATATAGACATGgaatattttgcaggtgaaaaaccaaacctaaccctaacctgtgaatgagccaaatcagcactCTATGCGCATCTTCTAACTAACTAACctttgcattctggcaaggatcgtgataCCATATACTACAAGTGCAGGTTTTTACGATTGAAAGGACCAAAAATCGCAAAATTGCGTTGATGCCCGCAAAACaatagtaatacggtatacagacCTTCCTGCCAAACAGGCGCTTGCTTTTCTTCTTATTGGTGTCCAGCAAATGAGGCACGTCAATACTCTGACTCCGCCCACCCACCCTCCAGCGATCGCCCTGTGACGAGCTGTCTGTCTGTGACGCTGCTATGGCCTCCTCAATATTCACTTCCCTGAAGACTTGGTCCCCAATGGAGCGTGTCTTGTAGATAGGCATCTTCTTATGAGGCTCAGTACTAAATGTACTGAATGGTACCTGGAGACACATACAGTTCAGCAGAATGTTAGAATATCCAACAAAGAATATACTATAGCAGAGATTGAGTAGTATAGTAGTCTACCAAGCtgtacacccacccacaccgcCCCACTCACGTATaggcaccacacacacactgcccacTCACTTGTAGGCTACTGCTGCTCACTTGAGCATGTTCTATTGCACTCATTGGTCGATTGTATCGTGGCCGGCTACTGGGGCTTTCCTTAACAGGTTGTCGTAGCAACCCGGCCCTTGGGTCACTCAAGGCTAGTTGTTGGGACCCCACTTGTGTAGGGGGCGTGgcagggtcagaggtcagattGTCACTAACAGTTTTGAATGCGAGTGGAGCTGACGGAATCTGTAGAATGGATAATTAGagcacaaaaaataattacaaatttCCATACCTCAGTTTCCTGCGATGTAGACAGTGACCTTTGACTCTGGTAGGTAGACTGTGACCTTTGACTTTGATATCCATGCCCACCCACGTCATTATCCACACTATCTGCCTCCCCTAGagcgacctttgaccttgacCTCGAGTGCAGTTCCCTACGTAACTTCTGATAGCCTCGTGACGACTTCTTGTTGGGTTTAGTCTCCACCGGCTCTGTTGTCCGCAGTGAACTAGTGCTCTCCATGGAAGTGCGGCTGGTCTGGGACATTATGGGTGCCTTGGTTTTGACCTCTTTGAGAGGTCGAATGGATATGCGTTGCTGTAGACTGTCTGATGCTATTCTTGTGAGGCCTTCTAAACTCTTGTTTCCTGTTTTCTTGATTTTGATTCGCCCAAGGTCTGTAGAGCGTGCTCTGTCCTTGTAGTTGCCTTGGTTACGACCGAGGGTGTCGAGTGCAGACATGGAACTAGTGAGAGGAGGAGCTCTACTACTCAGACTCTCCGAGGGAGACGAAGTGCCCTGTGTGatatgtgagggtgtgtggtgtgtggtgtgtggtgaaTCACTGACCACCATATTGTCAACCTATCAAAGTActactaaacaaaataattatttcggAAATCGGACGtacgcaacacaagttatggcctctcgaacatagctacgaaaacaggcctgatttggaaaaagcgcccacttatagcccacgctttttttcagaaaatggactatttgggcacgaaataaattattgatctaagcacaccatattgtcaacctatcaaagtgctactaaacaaaataattttttcggAAATCAAAcactcgcaacacaagttatggcctctcgaaCATAGCtatgaaaacaggcctgatttggaaaaagcgcccacttatatatagcccacgctttttttcagaaaatggactatttgggcacgaaataaattattgatctaagcacaccatattgtcaACCTATCAAAGTGCTACTAATTTTTTCGGAAATCGAAcactcgcaacacaagttatggcctctcgaacatagctacgaaaacaggcctgatttggaaaaagcgcccacttatagcccacgctttttttcagaaaatggactATTTGGGCCTGAAACaaattattgatctaagcacaccatattgtcaacctataaaacagtgtgtgtgtgtgtgtgtgtgtgtgtgtgtgtacctgagATCCGAACGTGTTGGCCCTAGTCTCGAGGGAGGAGTTAGATCGTGTACGCACTTTGATTGCGAGTGGGCGGACACCAGAGAGGAAGTTTGAGTCGCTCGTACTTGTCTCCACGACGATCTGGTTGCTAGCGGATACGTTCTCTTGACCTAGCGAGAAATCATCAGAATCATTGTACCATTCGCTGGAGAGTGTGttaggtgggtggggctctgCACCTACAAGGAGGGGGGGTTATGTCAGTAATAATTTACTATGAAGATTATTCTATgtcgtatagcaggtaatttgtTGTAAAAAATTTcattacatgcactgcatttcGTCAAGGTTAGCTGAGCCCACGAAATAatgaaaattactcgctatacgaaAATgacatacataatttatttttaAATTCACTCACTGCTGATCCTTGTTCTAGGCatcctcttgaccacacccccttgtCTCCTGGGGGCGTGGCTAGTGTGAGTCTCTATGTCCAGTAGTGAACCCTCTACGAGGACATCGTCACGTGATATTTGCcgtggatcacatgactgtgaGTTATCTTGTGATGCATAGTCAGTATCATTGAAGACCATCATTCCAGTTGGTGGgggtatcacatgactgggGGTGGGCTTATGCTTGGagctgacctttgaccccttgCCACATACAACCTTGATGTCGGTAGCCGTCACTTGACCATCTTTTGTAGAGTACTCCCCAGAAGGTCCGTAAGTGTAGCGAGggtacagctgtgtgtgtgggtgtgtgagtgggcgggggtacaggtatgagtgtgtgtgtgtgtgtgtgggcgggggtacaggtatgagtgtgtgtgtgtgtgtgaggggggtaatTGAACATTCCTATGGACACTCTAatagtacacacatgtataattatagccatgcacacattacacacacccacacccacacacacacaaacttaCAAACTGGAGATCATCGTGTTCCTTTGGTAGAGTCAATAGAGTTACTTCATGATCACTGGAGGGAGGTATACAAGCAGAGCCATGGTCATTAACTGCTGTACTGTgtactcccccacacacactagccaGCTGCTGTCAGCCCATTATCATCCATCATTAAGCATGGCACGACACACCTTGCTAGCTACACCGCTCTCTCCAGGACTACATTGTATCCATTGTCACACAGACTAGCTACAATGGCTGACACCATGCTTGATATACAGACACCATGTATGGCTCCATTGTCACCCACCATTGTCCAACAGTTCGTTGTATTTCTTGGACAGAGCTGCTGATGATCTTGACCCCATTGATCATGTGTACCATGTGACCCACCTCTAGCCCCGCCTCCTCACCACTCCCCCCTCTCGTCACACGCAGTATGAACGTTGTAGAGAGCTTTAGTTCAAGTGAGTCAGTACTGAGCCGTGAGTTAGACCGATCAAAGTCCTCCGGGGGCGTGTCTGgacactgtgtgcatgtggtgtgggcggtgtggtgtgtgtgcagtacacTATTAGAATTTAATGACTTTTTGTGATTCATAGCTTTAACAGTGTAATGAATATATTACCATGACAACAGCGTACCTGATTGGAATCTGATTGGATGGTGAAGTGACGTAGGGAGATTCCAAACGCTCCCTCCTTGTCTGCTACCACGGTAACGGTGGAGTAGCTCTCCTCTGATAAAGCTGTCAGATCAGCTAATTGCGGTATATCATCATCATCCGGTTCAGTCTCGTTGAAGGTCTCAGATGAATCGTCactagggggtgtggtcaactcAGGGGGCGTGGCCAGTCCTGTCATGAGGTCATCATCGCTCGTCTGAGTTATATATGGACAGAGGGTACAATCCGTGTCATATATAATTACTTGGAAGGGGCTATTTTAAGGAATCTAGTGTTTGGAGTGTTGTTATAAAGCTTCTAtaaatacacgtacatacCATCTCATGAGTCAGTCACCAGTGAGGTCACAACTACACAACCTTTGCCAACTTAACCCAGCTAACATGTGGCAGGCCACCCactgcacacacgcacagtgaGCTAGGCcacagtgtgtggtgtgtgtggggggaggtagtgtgtgtgtgtgggggggaggtagtgtgtgtgtgtgtgtgtgtggaggggaggtagtgtgtgtgtgtgtgtgtgtggaggggggaggtagtgtgtgtgtgtgtggggggaggtagtgtgtgtgtgtgtgtgtagaggggggggtgtgtgcgtgtgtggggggaggtagtgtgtgtgtgtgtgtgtgtgtgtgtgtagaggggggtgtgtgcgtgtgtggggggaggtagtgtgtgtgtgtgtagaggggggggtgtgcgtgtgtggggggaggtagtgtgtgtgtgtgtgtgtgtgtagagggggcgtgtgtgcgtgtacagtGAGAGCTCCTACTctaccccatgcatgcagtgtgtgcacaAAGAtgaaccacacacacacacactcatggTATGGGGCAGGGGCCTAGCCTAGTGTCTAATggtaaccacacacacacacacacacacacactcatggTATGGGGCAGGGGCCTAGCCTAGTGTCTAATggtaaccacacacacacacacacacacacccatggTATGGGGTAGGGGCCTAGCCTAGTGTCTAATggtaaccacacacacacacacacacacacacacacacacccatggTATGGGGTAGGGGCCTATAGCCTAGTGTCTAATggtaaccacacacacacacacacacacacacacacccatggTATGGGGCAGGGGCCTAGCCTAGTGTCTAATggtaaccacacacacacacacacacacccatggTATGGGGTAGGGGCCTAGCCTAGTGTCTAATggtaaccacacacacacacacacacacacccatggTATGGGGTAGGGGCCTAGCCTAGTGTCTAATggtaaccacacacacacacacacacacacacccatggTATGGGGCAGGGGCCTAGCCTAGTGTCTAATggtaaccacacacacacacacacacacacacacccatggTATGGGGCAGGGGCCTAGCCTAGTGTCTAATggtaaccacacacacacacacacacatggtatGAGTGCAACCTAGTGTCTAATGGTAACCTGATACACTGCATGGTGGCCTCCTACACGCTACTCACATTACACTAACTGACACCAGCACTAGAGTAATGGAACATGTCTCACTTGTACCAGCATACCATTATATCTAGAGCTTCTGTACATTACAAGGAAAAGCAATCTGACACTAAATACATGTCCTCCATTATCATTCTCACAATACTACCACAAGTCTAACATTTCAACTAGTAACTTAATGCTCTACAAAATACAGACTTAATGTGTTCACCTATTACATGGTGACAGTACGAgacccctcacacctcacactcctcacactcaCCGCGGCTGGTAGTCCGTTACCAGTGTGACCAGGCTCGTCCCTCTCACCACGGCTATTCACCAGGTACCAGTGACTGGGGAAGGATCTGCTGTACTCTCTAAACGTTTCTCTGGACATGACTCGAGAAGTCTCAGCTTCATGGAGATAAAACAATACATCTGAAGGAACTTTAAACAGAATTCTCAACTGTTGATGTAGTTCTAGCTCAGCTGTGTGGACTTGGTCGTCGCTTAGTTCTAGACTCGGTATTACTGACAATGGTATCCGCTTCTCTTCACCGAAGTAGCTCACTGTAATAGCAGCCATCGCTAACTTCTTGTCTCTCTTGGGCTAGGCTACATTCCTAGCTAGTCGCAGCTTAG
The Halichondria panicea chromosome 14, odHalPani1.1, whole genome shotgun sequence DNA segment above includes these coding regions:
- the LOC135347753 gene encoding snaclec 5-like, whose protein sequence is MQLSPSLVVLFAAAVLVVEAVVHPIASDTADLQCSNQFILYNLNCYRYFGSTSKRAYFHAQKQCHRHQSSLVTIYSHNEEQFIISLAETNTSFWIGLNDHDGPGTGHKEGVFKWGAGGTMEYFNWRIGEPENKQHLDCVKADSVGWAMATGGCASTKLSFVCKKIACPKGLDLEDGVCDVILSEEPNEILTSSRIYHILFLLILLLSIIISCTVTCTRLRSHRYATTNEQCVPMLEKTRLRTSLSVQDIYPT